GAGTGCATTGCACATGATACCTTTAGTTTGTGCAAGTTTTGGCAATAAAATAGCATCATCTTTTTATGTGGGTTAAAGAAGTAATGCATAAGTTATGGTGAGCTCATTTGACTTGTGCATGTTTTGTATATAACACCATATGATGGGACAGACCTGTAATGTGCATAGACTGCATGGTCCTTCATGCTCAAAAACACCAGTAGacatatatatattctaacaTATGATATATAGTCTAACATCATATGTTAGCCTGTAACTGTGTATGAATACCATCTGCTTTAATGTATCCATTACTGGCTAGTAAAAGTAATGAAAATGCTTGCATTGTGTGTATCCCTTTTAAGTTACCTTGCTCTTGACATACTCTGTACTGTGCATGCCCATGCAGTCAGCTTTTGAggcaaatgcacaaaaaggtgacttgacagaTGTTAGGTATCGATATTCACGCAAATCTTGGGATTACATGTTATTTAACTATAACCTGAACCTTTGTTGTTTCATTTTGCTTGACAAAGTAACAGATCTGTCATAGACAAATGAATGAAACATGGTCAAGATTTAATAGTTGTTTTATAGTTGAACCAAAAATAAAGATTGCCATCATTTATGCATCCCGATGCCATTCCAGACATCTAGACAACCTGTATGAAAGAATGAAAGTTGTTTGgatcacatttaatataatatttcatttattattattattatagtttattttgtgtgtgtgtgtgtgtgtgtgtgtaatctatagaagaaagtcatacaggtttgagacaacatgaaagtgagtaagtgacttttttttttggtttggttaaCAGGGTTATTAGTAGTTGAATAATTTGGATAacgtccatttatttatttttcttatttttgtttttgagttgtCAAGTCATTCTGTGGAATTAGTCTTCCCACACTGTTATGTTTGTCCTTCTGAAATGCTGCAGGGTCTGATCTGTAATTGGTATCTTTGTGACCCCTCAAGAATCTTTAGACTTGATGTCATGCCAGATGAGGCTTGAAAATCATTTTTGATACGTGTgtgaataacaataattataaccACACGTGACTCTAGAGAAGTTTCAATGTTTTGAGTGATTTTGAATTAGATTATTGTTACAGCTTTTGTAAAATGTAACTTTCTGTTCCGTTAGATGTTTGAAATTaaggtttgtttattcatttatgtggagatttattaatttatgttccaTTTCTATAACCTACTAATAGTTTTACTACAATTTACCTGATTTGAAATGATTCCACCGAAAAAATACTTTGTGTCCAGTTAAATGTTTTTTCTGACTGAGtactatatgttttatttttcagcaagCTATTTTAAGGTGTATTGCTCTTCAGCCTTGAATGTAGCCTGATACTGCAGCCCTTCATGCTTTAGCCTTTCCGTTTTTGATGGAGAGGAGAATGAATTTAGTAGGCTTTGCTTCTAATCACGTTTTGTTTGAAAGGATGTTAAATTTGCAACttgctatttttaatataataaatacattgaaaataaatatattggtgTCTGTGTtgtttgaaatgttaaaatttaCATTACAGCAGTGGTTCTTAATCCTGGTCCATCTCTGCAAAATGTGCAGATCTCGGCAAAGTCCCGGATTATACAGAATAAGGAACTAACAGCTAAGATATATATTGAGAAGGTAAAGaagataaaataatttataagagTAGTAATGGACAATATGGCTTTTAATATTTGTAGTTATATTAGTAGAGTATTTCAAAACAAGACCCTTTAGATtttcagagaacagtacaaaataataaaaaaggcagtttGTACTCTTTTAAGTGGAATCCTTGCACATTGGTTTAGGTTTGCACTCCCTCTAGTGGTAAAGGAAAAAAATGTGTACCTCTtgagtgaattaatgaatgaaaaacaATTTGATATGGTCTCCTTTCCCACGTACTGCCAAAAGCAGAAGCATTAACCGTTACGCTTTTTTTGCCTAAAGGTTGCAGACTTTCCTTCCAGTGGCTTGGTGCTGTTAAGGACAGACCAAACACAGCTGTTTGTGATTACTGGAAAAATCGTGTATTTAATAGATTTATGACATTGTAAGGCTGTATCAATCCGATTATAAAGACATGTTTTATAGTACAAATGCCTCCAGTGAGACCAAAAGTATCAACGATTTGAATGGGCCCGAGCTTGGGTCTCAGCGTAAGATCTGTTTGTGAAGCACTAGCGTCCTCTGGAGCATGAAGCATGTTGTTGCAGACCAGCCCTAAAGTTTCCTTACACCGTTGCTTAGTTTGTTTCCAGGGGGAAATGATTTCAGTGACACCTGCTTTAATTGAACGCGGTAGGACTGATTAACTCTCGTTTATGTGGTAAGTGCTTTATATTGCATTTCGAAATAACGTTACTTTTGTTGAAAAAGAATCAGTGagacgaaaaaaaaacaaaaaccaaaataaTTGGCACGGGTTAAATGTGGGCCTCTTACATAAAAGCTATCATaacagaaaggttttttttttttttaaataattttttcccTTCTGAAAACAACATGGGCCTTTTTTCACAGACTGTGGTAATGCATTTCCACAACAGTTAAAACTTTGTTATTTGtgaagtgttttttatttatttatttatttggtttttgaTTTATGGCATGACATTGTTTGTAGAATTAATGGTTTCCTGTTTGCCTTTATAGAAGTTTACCCTGCTTGATCATTATATATTggccattttaaaaaaaagaaagaaaaataaacactggTTGACCCCTAAATTCAGAATCCTTTATGAAGTACCATAGAAAAGCTTAACAAGGTAACtgcttaattatataatattatataattataattatacttgctagtaatattacatttttaatcaggTCTTTAATTGTGACATTATATAATCTGTTTTAAAGGACTTATAATAAGGATGAAATGTTCCCATCATCAGCTGAAAATTCAGGTAAAGAAATTACATTAGTCCTTGCTTTCATTTTGCTACAGTGTTATGTACAGCTGCCTTGTTCTTGTTTCTGAATGAGGTCAATTCCCATAGCACTCTCAAATAATCACTTTCACTTGTCAAATGTCCAGGGAAATGCTACAGTCAGCCATTATTTGGATCGTTTGCATCTTCTGAGGACTTTGAGACCAATGGCTCTGACAGGTAAGAATTGTCCGAGGATCTTTCTTGTGCTTTTCTGAAGAGGCAACAGAAATAGCTCTCCTATATAAAATGCTGGagacatttgacatttttattttaaaggtaaTATCTGCTtggtaatattttataataagttttggaaaaggaaaaaaataaatgtttaaaaataaataaatatacaaattatataaattgtaaattaaattaagatttttcaatacgtttttctaaattatataaaatgtattatatatgttactttttaataaaaaaaaaaagttttattgcaTAGTGCTaccatttattttttcaacagaTATGGTGCCTATGAAACTTTTGGACTTGGGGCTTTGAACACTAGAGATGCAGATAGCGTTTTTGATAATTCTAATGGAGGGTACAGTGACACTTGTTCATCCTGGGGTGCAGACGTCTTGTCAAATTGCATCAGGCCCTTCGTCATGTCTTCCCAAAGGTCCAGGTCTCCGTTTTCAGACAGTGGCAGAGAGAGTTCATACTCCACATCCAATCTCTCAGATTACTCCAGCCTGAACTCTCCTTCACACTCTTGGTCAACACCGATTGGCTCACGGGGCAGAGACATGCACCCATATGTGCACAGAAACTACCAGGGAATAGGTGCTGCTGCACCTGAGGCTAAAGGACAGGATTTAGGGGTACGTCTGGTGTCTAGATTATTAACTGAGCAAAAGCAATGACTTTTAGTGTTGATCTCTTTTCTTCCACAGTGCTCTAGTCAGAACCCGTCTATTTGCATAGAGAGATACTACTCAAAATCAGCTGCTTCGGTGATTCGAGGGACCAAAAGGAAGATGATGGAACCAGTACCTCCTTGCaagttggtaaaaaaaaagaggATAGTCAGAGCAACTCCCAGCTTAAGCACTATTGTGGGTATGTGATCTGCTGCTTTGTTAGACCAAACAGTTTCCATTGTTAAATTGTTgcactttattgtatttttaaaaaatattgcctTGCGTTGATGTTTAtgatgcttttttgtttgttctttctttaGGACCGCACATTTCAAAGGTAAGAATTCACAATCAAAGATGCCTCAAAAACAAACCTGTGATACTAGAGTTTTTCTTTTCTGCAGGAGAGTTGTATTTCTTCCCATTCCAAGGAAATAAATAAAGAGCATGGTATGTAATGGCTTTTATATTTCTATTGTTAATTAAATTGGAAAAGATTAAATTAATCACCATACTTCAGTGCAAGCATGgttacttcataaaaaaaaaatacaattttgtcattaatttctcaccatcatgtcattccaaagatgtacatggactgttttaatgatgtccttacttacctttctgggtcttgaacgaatcacttgcattgctgtctatgaagggtcagaaagctcttggatttcatcaaaaatatcttaatttgtgttccgaagatgtgTTCTGAGGTCTAAcgggtttggaacatcatgagggtgagtaatagtgacagaattttcatttttgatgaaCTTACTCTTTAATATTTGTGTGCAGAGCTTGGTAGGAAAGTTCGAGCCAGAGAGAAGCGCAGAAGACGACGCAAgaagaatcatgaaaaatatgGAGACAAGCACAGGTGATTACTGTAATTTGACTCATCACTTGTGTTTTAAAACAATATCTAGATTGATTTGCTGGAtatcaatttattatttaaatcgattatttaaaaaaaaaaagaagcagtgAAATGTTGACTTGTGGTATGTAGAAAGGCCATAGAATTTAAATTGCAACTACAAAATCTTTCAAATTAGACATTTGCATCAGTTATTCAAAAACATTTAGCAATAAATTTCGTTAAATGCCAATTTCTGTCACTTTAGTATTCATAGCatgttattaatttgttttttaggTGGGCTTTTACATGTGCTTTTTGTAAATTCCATACATTTGAAGACAAAGACATTGAGAAACACTTTGGAAGCACATATCACAGAGAGACTCTTGACTATATACGACGGCAGGCCAAATTTGATGACAAGGTCATCAGTTTTTTGCatgtaagactttttaaataattttctttccTTCATGTTTTAGTCTtgattt
This is a stretch of genomic DNA from Carassius carassius chromosome 10, fCarCar2.1, whole genome shotgun sequence. It encodes these proteins:
- the LOC132151311 gene encoding DBIRD complex subunit ZNF326-like; this translates as MFPSSAENSGKCYSQPLFGSFASSEDFETNGSDRYGAYETFGLGALNTRDADSVFDNSNGGYSDTCSSWGADVLSNCIRPFVMSSQRSRSPFSDSGRESSYSTSNLSDYSSLNSPSHSWSTPIGSRGRDMHPYVHRNYQGIGAAAPEAKGQDLGCSSQNPSICIERYYSKSAASVIRGTKRKMMEPVPPCKLVKKKRIVRATPSLSTIVGPHISKESCISSHSKEINKEHELGRKVRAREKRRRRRKKNHEKYGDKHRWAFTCAFCKFHTFEDKDIEKHFGSTYHRETLDYIRRQAKFDDKVISFLHDCMVHKFHKTVSTLHKLKFTCGRSKDEWAKIMEGVTEDDYMTRMEVVYCVACDIYIPVVFSSVQQHLHSVTHLKSKVAYKDQLKRDSVVTAKAIINNDNVKVRYEKYMKGEDPFAFDASDTSSDSQDPERSDEAEEDEENSAS